In Oscarella lobularis chromosome 18, ooOscLobu1.1, whole genome shotgun sequence, the following proteins share a genomic window:
- the LOC136197747 gene encoding prolyl endopeptidase-like has protein sequence MSSAWRYPRVRRDEMSRDDYHGTIVNDPYRWLEDPDADETKSFVEAQNALTKPFIAESELRDRYHARMTELYDYPKYGCPFKRGNKYYYYKNTGLQNQYVMYWQDDLKSEGSVFLDPNEWSEDGTIALKGKAFSEDGSLLAYGKSSSGSDWLDIHVLKVDSREEMTDVLTQVKFTSMAWTHDNKGFFYNRYPEAGVNADGTETDINLNQKLYYHVIGTDQKEDVLCCEFPDNPKWMIGAEVTDDGQYLVLTVCEGCDPVNRLYYCDLSQLPNGINGLLPYVKLVDNFDAEYEYIANNGTLFTFKTNLKSPRYKLINIDISAPEMEKWTDLVEEHEKDVLNWAACVNKDFLVLCYLHDVKSVLHLHHLNTGARCLTFPLDIGTICGFSGRRKSTEVFYHFTSFLTPGIIYHCDLTKETLEPTVFRQIEVKGFDASKFETNQVFYETKDKTAIPMFIVHKKNLNLDRSHPCYLYGYGGFNVSITPSFSTSRLIFIQNMGGVLAIPNIRGGGEYGEDWHQAGMLGKKQNVFDDFHAAAEFVVEKGYTTSKKLVICGGSNGGLLVGACANQRPELYKCVVAHVGVMDMLKFHKFTIGHAWTTDYGCSDKKEEFEWLIKYSPLHNVKVPPGDVQYPATLLLTGDHDDRVVPLHSLKFASELQYVLGAEPKQTNPLMILVDTKSGHGAGKPTGKIINETSDIYGFIARILDIAWIE, from the exons ATGTCTTCTGCCTGGAGGTATCcgcgcgttcgacgcgacgaaatgTCTCGCGATGACTATCACGGTACGATTGTCAACGATCCGTATCGCTGGCTGGAGGATCcggacgccgacgaaacgaaatcgttcgtcgaagcgcAGAACGCACTCACAAAGCCATTCATCGCCGAATCGGAACTAAGAGATCGCTATCATGCAAG AATGACCGAATTGTACGACTATCCCAAATACGGATGTCCATTCAAACGTGGCAATAAATACTATTATTACAAGAACACGGGCCTTCAGAATCAATA cGTTATGTATTGGCAAGACGACTTGAAGTCAGAGGGAAGCGTTTTCTTAGATCCCAACGAATGGTCAGAGGATGGAACGATCGCCTTGAAAGGAAAAGCGTTTTCAGAAGACGGAAGCCTATTGGCATATGGAAAGAGCTCAAGCGGATCTGACTGGCTAGACATTCAC GTTCTCAAGGTGGATAGTCGCGAGGAAATGACCGATGTCTTGACTCAAGTTAAGTTCACATCCATGGCTTGGACACACGACAACAAGGGATTCTTTTACAAC AGGTATCCGGAGGCGGGAGTGAATGCGGACGGAACGGAAACAGATATTAATCTCAATCAGAAA TTGTACTACCACGTGATTGGAACTGACCAAAAGGAAGACGTACTCTGTTGCGAGTTTCCAGATAATCCTAAATGGATGAT TGGCGCTGAAGTGACGGATGATGGCCAGTATCTTGTACTGACCGTCTGCGAGGGATGCGATCCAGTGAATCGATTGTATTACTGTGATCTGAGTCAGTTACCTAACGGTATCAATG GCTTGCTTCCCTATGTCAAGTTAGTTGACAATTTTGACGCTGAATATGAG TACATTGCCAATAATGGAACTTTGTTCACGTTTAAAACGAATTTGAAATCGCCTCGATACAAGTTGATCAACATTGACATCAGTGCTCCAGAAATG GAAAAATGGACTGATCTTGTAGAAGAACACGAGAAGGACGTTCTAAATTGGGCTGCCTGCGTCAACAAAGATTTTCTAGTCTTGTGCTATCTTCATGACGTCAAG AGCGTTTTGCATTTGCACCATTTGAATACTGGTGCAAGGTGTTTGACGTTTCCTCTCGACATTGGCACCATTTGTGGATTTAGTGGacgcagaaaatcgacggaa GTATTTTATCATTTTACTTCCTTTCTGACGCCCGGCATTATTTACCATTGCGATTTGACTAAAGAAACGTTGGAACCAACC GTCTTTCGACAAATTGAAGTGAAAGGTTTTGACGCTTCGAAATTCGAAACCAACCAGGTATTCTACGAAACCAAAGACAAGACGGCAATCCCAATGTTCATTGTACACAAAAAA AATCTCAATTTGGATAGAAGCCATCCGTGTTATCTCTATGGATACGGCGGCTTCAACGTTTCCATCACACCCTCGTTCAGCACGTCGAGATTGATATTCATTCAAAACATGGGCGGCGTACTGGCCATACCAAATATCCGCGGAGGAGG AGAGTATGGGGAAGACTGGCATCAAGCCGGCATGCTCGGAAAGAAACAGAATGTCTTTGATGATTTTCACGCAGCAGCTGAGTTTGTCGTTGAGAAAGGAtatacgacgtcgaaaaa ATTGGTCATTTGCGGGGGCTCGAACGGGGGTCTTTTGGTCGGTGCGTGTGCCAATCAGAGACCAGAATTGTACAAGTGTGTCGTTGCTCATGTCGG GGTAATGGATATGCTGAAATTTCACAAGTTTACGATCGGTCACGCATG gACGACTGACTACGGTTGCTCGGACAAGAAGGAAGAATTCGAATGGCTTATAAA ATACTCTCCTCTGCACAACGTGAAAGTTCCTCCCGGGGACGTTCAGTATCCTGCTACACTGTTGCTGACTGGGGATCACGACGATCGCGTTGTTCCATTGCACTCTTTGAAATTTGCCTCTGAACTTCAGTATGTTTTAGGCGCTGAACCAAAGCAG ACGAATCCGCTTATGATCCTCGTTGATACAAAATCAGGTCATGGAGCTGGGAAGCCGACTGGCAAAATC attaaTGAAACCTCCGATATATATGGTTTCATTGCCCGCATATTGGACATTGCGTGGATTGAATAA
- the LOC136197750 gene encoding uncharacterized protein, translating into MLFFFSVLLLSIRATNADDYEATNRAIFASNASSTLDSVAFLAAVALHADKPIETIDSKHYETTGGRQIGVYDSLYESASIWALEFYVASHGWWRFVYPDSASDEAASTNDNIPWESSFDALAFARSRIGHVTRQAVQSTARRTDVMFYPFDVTSKLVRRLDNTHVHAHARENDVAIGEEYSTVIYLKDGWRKNDYGDLLLFDEDMEIVAPVKPHRGRLVVWDSTVPYLSRPPSVNVRRGQRMLFVRWTRNVSLAVEWELRRRRLDDQYKAGFARGFPFSDDESKSSVGEMNVAEYEINRYMTSEKKGIIVFDDLFSKDELDQLRSHIISHGRYLYQDGLEWDSDNVQWITGYSVQDFVRTTYWLKIRQVARYVSGGHDGWFPYDVSCNLIRAADHTRIHLDCLQTDDQWTFLLYLSPNWTADDLGETAFYDREEEGAELVAQVRPAYGRVAIFHGTIPHSARPPSSRFLRGRYSFAVKVARSTWQATVNEYSEKGEFQSFLTRVGTIVDVMIEGRFSSAVDGWLRSAFAPKSEEVQSKLERGIRVPEDDDDEGEEFGAISEEDRETIARLEDDNDFHFELEETIERLYGNEEALKGEMKELVKSYDRQTADIRKKLETIM; encoded by the coding sequence atgctcttcttcttctctgtccttctcctttccATTCGAGCaacgaacgccgacgactaCGAGGCGACAAATCGCGcgattttcgcttcgaacgcgtcgtcgacccTCGATTCGGTCGCatttctcgccgccgtcgctctccACGCCGATAAACcgatcgaaacgatcgactcGAAGCACTACGAAACGACGGGCGGTCGCCAAATCGGCGTTTACGACTCCCTTTACGAAAGCGCCTCCATTTGGGCGCTCGAATTCTACGTCGCATCGCACGGCTGGTGGCGCTTCGTCTATCCCGAttcggcgagcgacgaagcggcgtcgacgaacgataACATACCGTGGgaatcgtcgttcgacgcgctcgcgttcgcgcgctCTCGCATAGGCCACGTCACGCGCCAAGCCGTCCAATCAACGGCGCGCCGCACCGACGTCATGTTCTAtccgtttgacgtcacgtccaAACTCGTGCGACGATTGGATAACACGCACGTGCACGCCCACGCCcgcgaaaatgacgtcgcaATCGGAGAAGAGTATTCCACGGTGATATACTTGAAGGACGGCTGGCGAAAGAACGACTATGGAGACTTGTTGCTCTTCGACGAGGACATGGAAATCGTTGCGCCAGTCAAACCGCATCGaggtcgtctcgtcgtctggGACTCCACCGTTCCCTATTTGAGTCGGCCGCCGAGCGTGAATGTTCGTCGGGGGCAACGGATGCTTTTCGTGCGATGGACGCGTAACGTGAGCTTGGCCGTCGAATGGGAgttgcgacgccgtcgtcttgaCGACCAATACAAGGCCGGCTTTGCGCGAGGATTTCCTTTTTCCGACGATGAGTCGAAGTCGAGTGTCGGCGAGATGAACGTAGCCGAATACGAAATCAATCgatatatgacgtcagaaaagaaGGGCATCATCGTCTTTGACGATCTCTTCAGCAAAGACGAGCTTGATCAACTTCGCTCTCACATCATATCCCATGGCAGATATCTCTATCAAGATGGCCTAGAGTGGGACAGTGACAACGTCCAATGGATCACCGGTTACTCCGTGCAGGATTTCGTTCGCACGACGTATTGGCTGAAAATTCGGCAAGTGGCTCGCTACGTCTCCGGCGGTCACGACGGCTGGTTTCCCTACGACGTCTCGTGCAATCTAATCCGCGCCGCCGATCACACGCGCATTCACTTGGACTGTCTCCAAACGGACGATCAGTGgacgtttcttctctatCTGTCTCCCAATTGGACGGCGGACGATCTCGGCGAGACGGCCTTCTACGATCGCGAGGAAGAGGGAGCCGAGCTCGTTGCCCAGGTGAGACCGGCGTACGGTCGAGTGGCAATATTCCACGGCACGATTCCCCACTCGGCTCGGCCGCCGAgttcgcgttttcttcgcggACGATATTCGTTTGCCGTCAAGGTCGCCCGTTCGACGTGGCAGGCGACGGTGAACGAGTATAGCGAGAAAGGAGAGTTTCAGAGTTTCTTGACTCGTGTGGGGACGATTGTGGATGTGATGATCGAGGGCCGATTCAGCAGCGCCGTTGACGGTTGGCTAAGAAGCGCGTTTGCACCCAAATCCGAAGAAGTCCAATCGAAACTCGAGAGAGGTATACGAGTtcctgaagacgacgatgatgagggagaagagtttgGTGCTATTTCTGAAGAAGATCGAGAAACGATTGCTCGTTTGGAGGATGACAACGATTTTCATTTCGAATTGGAGGAGACAATAGAGCGGCTTTACGGCAACGAAGAAGCGTTGAAAGGCGAAATGAAGGAGCTAGTGAAGAGTTATGATAGGCAGACTGCAGACATTAGAAAGAAACTAGAAACGATTATGTAA
- the LOC136197749 gene encoding uncharacterized protein isoform X2 — MEESRRKKPVARKAKPRISRTHALPPIGSKSKWGPAGIVTRAGIRLAHMQKAATTLYQIKWPDGDTLVVYVYSKLPGLAEELRTIDLPLDVRNVDPEEKDGVLTEMVQNAVHVLADPNLIAPIVFKMRKLKWLHVTSPVAKPILQYWSKRLDQRSVEHRQERADVEAEIARLDEELARLRVEYRDTLAQTPPSLESARAAVQSLTERFIKDINLTLLDPHESVRQCLEPIIIILKRKWKAYAGKRPTPGRGYDMSWAEICRETTKPNFVEKLQNFDSFAEIDAKFLRHVLDHHMKKLKRRTYQIQLQASPASAMLYKWLDVVVRFASLMVMREPLPAQIREATERLGEAKRRREELDDEARGVARPHFVLTRPGRFFAALVAEFTLSHVFDRERNCRRGWVEGEYRPLDVVSVGILGLGEAGREVARVCKSLGMVVWALVRRPDDESERIATVDRRVTVDQLPTLLKEVDYLVGLLPSTQSTDGLLSGTILAECKEKKPLVLNFGSGFVTDSETIEIAKRENWIKDFVQDSFADERETSKRSPHVTFVEHFKLEDQVDAIAASFGEIAESCLLDGVATPKKVVKFTRGY; from the exons ATGGAGGAAAGTCGCCGCAAGAAGCCAGTAGCTCGAAAGGCGAAGCCTCGCATTTCGCGAACGCACGCCTTGCCGCCGATCGGCTCCAAATCGAAGTGGGGTCCGGCGGGGATTGTCACGCGAGCTGGAATTCGCCTAGCTCACATGCaaaaagcggcgacgacgctctatCAGATCAAATGGCCCGACGGCGACACCTTGGTCGTGTACGTCTATAGCAAATTGCCCGGGCTCGCGGAGGAGTTGAGGACGATCGACTTGCCGTTGGACGTGCGTAACGTTGatcctgaagagaaagacg GTGTGTTGACCGAAATGGTGCAGAATGCCGTGCACGTACTCGCCGATCCCAATCTCATTGCACCAATTGTTTTCAAGATGAGGAAACTCAAATGGCTGCACGTAACGTCGCCAG tGGCAAAGCCTATTCTCCAATATTGGTCCAAACGACTCGATCAGCGCTCGGTCGAACACCGCCAAGagcgcgccgacgtcgaagcagAAATCGCGCGCTTGGACGAAGAACTCGCCCGTCTGCGCGTCGAATATCGCGACACTCTCGCCCAGACGCCGCCGAGCCTCGAATCGGCTCGCGCCGCCGTCCAATCTCTCACCGAACGCTTCATCAAGGACATCAATCTCACCCTATTGGATCCGCACGAATCGGTGCGCCAATGTCTCGAGCCAATAATCATCATACTCAAACGAAAATGGAAAGCGTACGCCGGCAAGCGACCGACGCCCGGACGCGGCTACGACATGTCGTGGGCGGAAATAtgtcgcgaaacgacgaagccgaatttcgtcgaaaaattacaaaattTCGACAGTttcgccgaaatcgacgcgaagtTTCTCCGCCACGTGCTCGATCATCACATGAAGAAGCTGAAACGACGCACGTATCAGATTCAATTGCAGGCGAGTCCGGCGAGCGCGATGCTCTACAAGtggctcgacgtcgtcgttcgcttcgcCTCGCTCATGGTCATGCGCGAGCCGCTTCCCGCGCAGATACGCGAAGCGACCGAGCGACTCGGCgaggcgaagcgacgacgcgaggaGTTGGACGACGAGGCGCGCGGCGTCGCTCGACCCCATTTCGTGCTCACGCGACCCGGACGCTTTTTCgccgcgctcgtcgccgagttCACGCTCTCGCACGTGTTCGATCGAGAGCGGAATTGTCGTCGCGGATGGGTCGAGGGCGAGTATAGGCCGTTGGACGTCGTCTCGGTGGGGATTCTCGGTCTCGGGGAAGCGGGACGGGAGG TTGCTCGAGTGTGTAAGAGTCTCGGTATGGTCGTCTGGGCTTTGGTGCGACGgcccgacgacgaatcggagCGAATAGCgaccgtcgatcgtcgcgtcaCCGTCGACCAATTACCGACGCTTCTAAAAGAAGTCGACTACCTCGTCGGTCTTCTACCGAGCACCCAATCGACGGACGGACTCCTGAGCGGAACGATTCTAGCCGaatgcaaagagaaaaaaccgCTCGTACTCAATTTCGGCAGCGGCTTCGTTACCGACTCGGAGACGATCGAAATCGCGAAACGAGAAAATTGGATAAAGGATTTTGTGCAGGACTCTTTTGCCGATGAGCGAGAAACATCCAAGCGATCTCCCCACGTGACGTTCGTCGAACACTTCAAACTCGAAGACCAAGTCGACGCGATAGCCGCGTCGTTCGGCGAAATAGCCGAATCGTGTCTATTGGACGGGGTGGCGACGCCTAAGAAGGTAGTCAAGTTCACTCGAGGCTACTGA
- the LOC136197749 gene encoding uncharacterized protein isoform X1, with product MEESRRKKPVARKAKPRISRTHALPPIGSKSKWGPAGIVTRAGIRLAHMQKAATTLYQIKWPDGDTLVVYVYSKLPGLAEELRTIDLPLDVRNVDPEEKDGVLTEMVQNAVHVLADPNLIAPIVFKMRKLKWLHVTSPVAKPILQYWSKRLDQRSVEHRQERADVEAEIARLDEELARLRVEYRDTLAQTPPSLESARAAVQSLTERFIKDINLTLLDPHESVRQCLEPIIIILKRKWKAYAGKRPTPGRGYDMSWAEICRETTKPNFVEKLQNFDSFAEIDAKFLRHVLDHHMKKLKRRTYQIQLQASPASAMLYKWLDVVVRFASLMVMREPLPAQIREATERLGEAKRRREELDDEARGVARPHFVLTRPGRFFAALVAEFTLSHVFDRERNCRRGWVEGEYRPLDVVSVGILGLGEAGREGLCCIPCTDRVVHRPRELLVKGLYLKIYTYIYILTFYYVLVFLVARVCKSLGMVVWALVRRPDDESERIATVDRRVTVDQLPTLLKEVDYLVGLLPSTQSTDGLLSGTILAECKEKKPLVLNFGSGFVTDSETIEIAKRENWIKDFVQDSFADERETSKRSPHVTFVEHFKLEDQVDAIAASFGEIAESCLLDGVATPKKVVKFTRGY from the exons ATGGAGGAAAGTCGCCGCAAGAAGCCAGTAGCTCGAAAGGCGAAGCCTCGCATTTCGCGAACGCACGCCTTGCCGCCGATCGGCTCCAAATCGAAGTGGGGTCCGGCGGGGATTGTCACGCGAGCTGGAATTCGCCTAGCTCACATGCaaaaagcggcgacgacgctctatCAGATCAAATGGCCCGACGGCGACACCTTGGTCGTGTACGTCTATAGCAAATTGCCCGGGCTCGCGGAGGAGTTGAGGACGATCGACTTGCCGTTGGACGTGCGTAACGTTGatcctgaagagaaagacg GTGTGTTGACCGAAATGGTGCAGAATGCCGTGCACGTACTCGCCGATCCCAATCTCATTGCACCAATTGTTTTCAAGATGAGGAAACTCAAATGGCTGCACGTAACGTCGCCAG tGGCAAAGCCTATTCTCCAATATTGGTCCAAACGACTCGATCAGCGCTCGGTCGAACACCGCCAAGagcgcgccgacgtcgaagcagAAATCGCGCGCTTGGACGAAGAACTCGCCCGTCTGCGCGTCGAATATCGCGACACTCTCGCCCAGACGCCGCCGAGCCTCGAATCGGCTCGCGCCGCCGTCCAATCTCTCACCGAACGCTTCATCAAGGACATCAATCTCACCCTATTGGATCCGCACGAATCGGTGCGCCAATGTCTCGAGCCAATAATCATCATACTCAAACGAAAATGGAAAGCGTACGCCGGCAAGCGACCGACGCCCGGACGCGGCTACGACATGTCGTGGGCGGAAATAtgtcgcgaaacgacgaagccgaatttcgtcgaaaaattacaaaattTCGACAGTttcgccgaaatcgacgcgaagtTTCTCCGCCACGTGCTCGATCATCACATGAAGAAGCTGAAACGACGCACGTATCAGATTCAATTGCAGGCGAGTCCGGCGAGCGCGATGCTCTACAAGtggctcgacgtcgtcgttcgcttcgcCTCGCTCATGGTCATGCGCGAGCCGCTTCCCGCGCAGATACGCGAAGCGACCGAGCGACTCGGCgaggcgaagcgacgacgcgaggaGTTGGACGACGAGGCGCGCGGCGTCGCTCGACCCCATTTCGTGCTCACGCGACCCGGACGCTTTTTCgccgcgctcgtcgccgagttCACGCTCTCGCACGTGTTCGATCGAGAGCGGAATTGTCGTCGCGGATGGGTCGAGGGCGAGTATAGGCCGTTGGACGTCGTCTCGGTGGGGATTCTCGGTCTCGGGGAAGCGGGACGGGAGG GCTTATGCTGTATCCCCTGTACGGATAGAGTAGTGCATCGGCCTAGGGAGCTTCTAGTTAAAGGGCTGTACCTAAAgatatatacatacatatatatactgACCTTTTATTATGTCTTGGTTTTTCTAGTTGCTCGAGTGTGTAAGAGTCTCGGTATGGTCGTCTGGGCTTTGGTGCGACGgcccgacgacgaatcggagCGAATAGCgaccgtcgatcgtcgcgtcaCCGTCGACCAATTACCGACGCTTCTAAAAGAAGTCGACTACCTCGTCGGTCTTCTACCGAGCACCCAATCGACGGACGGACTCCTGAGCGGAACGATTCTAGCCGaatgcaaagagaaaaaaccgCTCGTACTCAATTTCGGCAGCGGCTTCGTTACCGACTCGGAGACGATCGAAATCGCGAAACGAGAAAATTGGATAAAGGATTTTGTGCAGGACTCTTTTGCCGATGAGCGAGAAACATCCAAGCGATCTCCCCACGTGACGTTCGTCGAACACTTCAAACTCGAAGACCAAGTCGACGCGATAGCCGCGTCGTTCGGCGAAATAGCCGAATCGTGTCTATTGGACGGGGTGGCGACGCCTAAGAAGGTAGTCAAGTTCACTCGAGGCTACTGA
- the LOC136197760 gene encoding protein ABHD13-like: MYRPSDHHMGFSAVQSVSKLVLYTVQHFWRACSAAILTLLLCYWLYGGVLIFILLCLAVCGAFYHYQDVLLYYPEQPESARVFVQTPNTVGLPYENVFLETDDGVRITGYFVPQSLDRRREAPTMLYFHGNAGNIGHRLNNVQAIYSYCGCNVLLLEYRGYGKSEGSPSENGMRLDAKAAMDYLLNREDVDSKKIIVFGRSLGGAVAIDLASDLNYMKKIFVLIVENTFTSIPMMATQIVPGLEKLPVICYRNQYLNIRKIRIVQVPTLFLSGLSDQMIPSRMMAELFQACNAPLKHIERFEHGTHNGTWQCSGYYEAINRFLSHIQQSSLATHVDQDYIRTAQQETGTVI, from the exons ATGTATCGTCCTTCGGACCATCACATGGGCTTCAGCGCCGTCCAGTCGGTGAGCAAACTCGTCCTGTACACAGTCCAACACTTCTGGCGCGCCTGCAGCGCGGCGATTCTAACTCTCCTCCTCTGCTACTGGCTCTACGGCGGCGTCCTCATCTTCATCCTCCTATGTCTCGCCGTCTGCGGCGCTTTCTACCACTACCAAGACGTCCTCCTCTACTATCCCGAACAACCGGAATCGGCGCGCGTCTTCGTTCAGACGCCCAACACCGTGGGACTCCCCTAcgagaacgtttttctcgaaaccgacgacggcgttcgcaTAACGGGCTACTTCGTTCCCCAGTCGCTCGATCGGCGTCGCGAAGCGCCGACGATGCTCTACTTTCACGGCAACGCCGGCAATATAGGACATCGATTGAATAACGTTCAGGCAATCTATTCCTATTGCGGATGCAATGTCTTGCTCTTGGAGTATCGTGGCTATGGGAAGAGCGAGGGAAGTCCGAGCGAGAACGGGATGAGATTGGATGCCAAGGCGGCGATGGATTATCTGCTCAATCGCGAGGACGTCGACTCGAAGAAGATTATCGTTTTTGGGAGATCGTTGGGCGGTGCCGTTGCAATCGATTTGGCGTCCGATTTGAATTATATGAAGAA GATTTTTGTCTTGATTGTGGAGAATACCTTTACAAGTATTCCCATGATGGCTACGCAGATTGTGCCCGGACTGGAGAAGCTTCCGGTCATCTGCTACCGAAATCAG TATTTGAATATTCGGAAAATTCGCATCGTGCAAGTTCCCACGCTCTTTCTGTCTGGTCTCTCCGATCAGATGATTCCGTCGAGAATGATGGCAGAACTCTTTCAG GCGTGCAACGCTCCTCTGAAGCACATCGAACGATTCGAACACGGTACCCACAACGGAACGTGGCAGTGTTCCGGCTACTACGAAGCAATCAACCGATTCCTCAGTCAC ATACAGCAGAGTTCCCTAGCGACGCACGTCGACCAGGACTACATTCGCACCGCACAGCAAGAGACAGGCACGGTCATATAA